The proteins below come from a single Carboxydothermus pertinax genomic window:
- a CDS encoding tetratricopeptide repeat protein, protein MTNRDFEKFMDSGISSLQKGDILAARGYFEKAFKADDNVWVRNNLAYVYYETKNSLKAYKILEPLGSPYDDSFYWAKEEPTSTVGKLWAKALVFIGRATVSGRKEKVAVIAVIL, encoded by the coding sequence ATGACCAATCGTGACTTTGAAAAATTTATGGATTCCGGAATTTCTTCATTACAAAAAGGGGATATTTTAGCGGCTCGAGGGTATTTTGAAAAAGCTTTTAAAGCCGATGACAATGTTTGGGTGCGCAATAACCTTGCATATGTTTATTATGAAACTAAAAACTCGCTCAAGGCTTATAAAATTTTAGAACCACTTGGTTCGCCCTACGATGACAGCTTTTACTGGGCTAAAGAAGAGCCCACTTCTACTGTAGGCAAACTTTGGGCAAAAGCTCTGGTGTTCATTGGCAGAGCCACGGTTTCCGGACGGAAGGAAAAAGTTGCGGTTATAGCGGTGATTCTCTGA
- a CDS encoding ABC transporter ATP-binding protein: protein MFIKTEDLTKIYKTGAAEVRALDRVSLSFEKGKIYAVLGPSGSGKSTLFNLIGGIDRPDGGKIWVDGEEISSYSPEKLTRYRREKVGFVFQFYNLINTLTVYENVQAAADLSATPADIKTVLELVGMLEHKDKYPLELSGGEAQRVAIARAVIKRPPLILCDEPTGALDYQNAKKVLELLERVNKETGATVMIITHNQAIARMCHGVVTLRSGQVTGFNENPAPVAAREVEW from the coding sequence GTGTTCATTAAAACCGAAGATTTAACCAAAATTTACAAAACCGGAGCTGCGGAGGTCCGGGCTTTAGATCGGGTAAGTTTATCCTTTGAAAAAGGAAAAATTTACGCTGTTTTAGGGCCTTCCGGTTCGGGAAAATCCACTTTGTTTAATTTGATCGGCGGAATTGACCGGCCCGATGGGGGGAAAATCTGGGTAGACGGGGAAGAAATCAGCTCTTATTCTCCGGAAAAACTTACCCGCTACCGGAGAGAAAAGGTAGGCTTTGTCTTTCAGTTCTACAATCTCATCAATACTCTAACCGTCTACGAAAACGTCCAGGCAGCGGCGGACCTTTCTGCTACCCCTGCCGACATAAAAACGGTTTTAGAGCTGGTCGGTATGCTGGAGCATAAAGACAAATATCCTTTGGAACTGTCCGGAGGGGAAGCCCAGAGAGTAGCCATCGCCCGGGCGGTAATTAAAAGACCTCCCCTGATTCTCTGCGATGAACCCACCGGTGCGTTAGATTATCAAAATGCCAAAAAGGTGTTGGAGCTTCTGGAAAGGGTAAATAAGGAAACCGGAGCAACGGTGATGATTATCACCCACAACCAGGCGATCGCCCGGATGTGCCACGGCGTGGTAACTTTGAGAAGCGGTCAGGTGACGGGATTTAACGAAAATCCTGCACCGGTTGCCGCCCGGGAGGTCGAGTGGTAA
- a CDS encoding phosphodiester glycosidase family protein, which yields MVQRKIALGAILLVCIILFSQITLGANSYQVFEKKLKINNKNFTVKGVIVDLNTKKLKMQTVLAKNQLGQVESLESMVKRKKGLIGINGTFFSAYDAYKEPYGNLMIDGRLIRKGNGERCSVGILPGNEVIFGYVKWDISVIFSAYSEEGTELPYIYPVHTLNPVRIPGWRGYTLFTPESGKEILYSDGYNIVVDKQKVIRIVYGKTSIPSQGFVLNTGSLYPPGNLLNSNVTLKIEPKSQENDLWSKAHAVLEAGPYLVKEGKIIADPLKENFTHYKIKDGSFARSGIGVTKSNKLLLVTVNSATVKELALIMQKLGAYYAMNLDGGASSGLYVNGKYLTKPGRLLSNALVISLN from the coding sequence ATGGTACAGAGAAAAATCGCTTTAGGGGCAATTTTACTGGTATGCATTATTTTATTTTCCCAGATAACTTTAGGGGCAAATAGTTATCAGGTGTTTGAAAAGAAACTTAAAATCAATAATAAAAATTTTACCGTTAAAGGTGTAATTGTCGATTTAAATACCAAAAAACTAAAGATGCAAACGGTACTGGCCAAAAACCAACTTGGCCAGGTGGAAAGCCTGGAGTCGATGGTTAAAAGAAAAAAAGGATTAATTGGGATAAATGGCACCTTCTTTTCAGCCTATGATGCTTATAAAGAACCCTACGGAAATTTAATGATTGACGGTCGTTTAATTCGAAAAGGCAATGGAGAACGCTGTTCGGTAGGTATTTTGCCCGGTAATGAAGTAATATTTGGCTACGTAAAATGGGATATTAGTGTGATTTTTTCAGCTTATAGTGAAGAAGGGACGGAGCTACCGTATATTTACCCGGTCCATACTTTAAATCCGGTACGTATACCCGGCTGGCGGGGATACACTTTGTTTACTCCGGAAAGCGGAAAAGAAATTTTATATTCTGATGGGTATAATATTGTCGTTGATAAGCAAAAGGTTATTAGAATTGTTTACGGTAAAACTTCCATTCCTTCCCAAGGATTTGTCTTAAATACCGGCAGTTTATATCCTCCGGGTAATTTATTAAACAGTAACGTAACCCTTAAGATAGAGCCGAAAAGCCAAGAAAACGACCTTTGGAGCAAAGCACATGCCGTACTGGAAGCAGGACCTTATTTAGTGAAAGAAGGAAAAATAATTGCCGACCCCCTTAAAGAAAATTTTACCCATTATAAAATCAAAGATGGTTCCTTTGCCAGAAGCGGTATTGGTGTAACCAAAAGCAATAAACTTTTACTGGTAACAGTTAATAGTGCAACGGTTAAAGAGTTGGCTTTAATAATGCAAAAACTTGGAGCTTATTATGCTATGAATCTTGATGGGGGAGCTTCCAGCGGCCTTTATGTAAACGGCAAGTACCTGACCAAGCCCGGGAGGCTTTTGTCTAATGCCCTGGTGATTTCGTTAAATTAA
- the hepT gene encoding type VII toxin-antitoxin system HepT family RNase toxin — MIDIAFHISSKAFNKAPVDGRDAFTTLAQNGVLKEENLLTYLKMIAFRNKIVHGYQSIEDEKILEIAKNNISDFNNFINEILTFINN; from the coding sequence ATGATCGATATAGCCTTTCATATAAGTTCAAAAGCGTTTAATAAAGCACCTGTTGATGGCCGCGATGCTTTTACAACCTTAGCTCAAAACGGGGTACTAAAAGAGGAAAATCTTTTAACTTATTTAAAAATGATAGCTTTTAGAAATAAAATTGTCCACGGTTATCAAAGTATCGAAGATGAAAAAATTTTGGAAATTGCTAAGAATAATATTTCTGATTTTAATAATTTCATTAATGAAATATTAACTTTTATTAATAACTGA
- the addA gene encoding helicase-exonuclease AddAB subunit AddA has protein sequence MKNWTAEQRRAITSRGNALLVSAAAGAGKTSVLVERVLSRVLTDTPPVDIDRLLVVTFTEAAAGEMKERLGTELLKRLNEDPGNSRILEQLELLPVADISTLHSFCHKIIRKYGRVFGYETRFAILEGPRETYLKNKVLEEILEERYEKGDRELFVLLEYLNDEKNDRNLKELILNLYRFSRSNPEPEKWLLDSLNLFNGDWERFEDTFWYREIKSSTEMWLEYILELLERAKRVAEKYGQDRAFSLFEEDMEKVRGLYAKLNEGYEAAKQYLNQVKFGTFSWGRGVGGKDEAKDLRDKAKEQFETIKKRYFSWEAGDFREELKTLTSYLDPLVKLVLEFSRKYQEEKKKLGFADFSDLEHWALDILKSGVYRELREKYVEVLVDEYQDINGLQEEILTYVARDGQNLFLVGDVKQSIYRFRWARPEIFLKKYEDFTDEKKVELSLNFRSREEIIATVNFIFKQIMKKRVAELSYDEKAFLKKGADYLPNANCFAELHLIEGKPEEENNSNGEPEEDLTAVHREARLVAAKILKLKEEGFQVFDRETKEFRPLQYRDVVILSRSLKSSTDIWQEELTGAGIPVYVEGAGSFLNSKEILLMTSFLKVIDNPCQDIPLAAVLCSPVAGLTYDELWQVRKEYPEGLLYDALKNKALGGDELSVKSQKFLELLAEFQKLSRQISLAELVNEIYRKTNLPEIFGAYPGGEVRQANLKLLHDLAGDFAEINGGGIYNFLTFLCQAAESEDFSPAKLIGEADDVVRVMSVHKSKGLEFPVVFVVGLGKRFKFDYSNTVFLHSDLGFGPKFFDPEKRIRRHSIASQILSERLRRETLAEEMRILYVALTRAREKLIMVGTVKNLEKKVAGWQSQTDASKETLSDGQIARAGNFLDWIGPVVFREGSDLPDCLKVEVHPQQEKIEGEQWELPEGFKVKLLTNTPFTEETEYTGQFRAGLEFNYPGLKIAELPAKMSVSDLKEVFSTDDVISLEDEDEIFLPEVFFEDGVTTGIVYHEFLRRIDFQGDLSASGLKAQGEALVAEGVLPPETMKMLDFTKIARIFATPLGQRILRAREIYREFPFTLGVKVGEIYPEATGFSEKVLVRGVIDLLALEEDGVFIVDWKTDRVTGDILNERLKEYAGQLNLYARAVEEITGKKVKEKYLYFINFEKEVRV, from the coding sequence ATGAAAAACTGGACAGCCGAACAAAGGCGGGCTATCACCTCCAGGGGTAATGCCCTGTTGGTATCGGCTGCTGCAGGAGCCGGGAAAACTTCGGTTCTGGTGGAGCGGGTATTATCCCGGGTATTGACGGATACACCGCCGGTAGACATAGACCGGCTTTTGGTGGTTACCTTTACCGAGGCAGCAGCGGGAGAGATGAAAGAGCGTCTTGGGACGGAGCTTTTAAAACGTTTAAATGAAGATCCGGGAAATTCACGGATTTTAGAACAGTTAGAACTGTTGCCGGTGGCCGATATTTCGACCCTCCATTCCTTTTGTCATAAAATTATCCGGAAATACGGACGGGTATTTGGGTATGAAACCAGGTTTGCGATTTTGGAAGGCCCCAGGGAAACCTATCTAAAAAATAAAGTCTTAGAGGAAATTTTGGAGGAGAGATACGAAAAAGGGGACCGGGAACTTTTTGTCCTGTTGGAATATTTAAACGATGAAAAAAATGACCGTAACTTAAAAGAACTAATCCTTAACCTTTACCGTTTTTCCCGGTCCAATCCCGAACCTGAAAAGTGGCTTTTGGACTCATTAAATTTATTTAACGGGGACTGGGAAAGGTTTGAAGATACTTTCTGGTACCGGGAAATAAAAAGTAGCACCGAAATGTGGTTGGAGTATATCTTAGAGCTTTTAGAAAGGGCTAAAAGGGTAGCGGAAAAGTATGGACAGGACAGGGCTTTCTCTCTCTTTGAAGAAGATATGGAAAAGGTACGGGGACTGTATGCGAAACTAAATGAGGGGTACGAGGCGGCAAAGCAGTACTTAAATCAGGTGAAATTTGGAACCTTTTCCTGGGGAAGAGGAGTTGGGGGCAAGGACGAAGCAAAAGACTTGCGGGATAAAGCAAAGGAGCAGTTTGAAACCATAAAAAAACGTTATTTTTCCTGGGAAGCAGGTGATTTTCGGGAAGAGTTAAAAACCTTAACCTCCTATCTTGACCCTTTGGTAAAGTTAGTCCTGGAATTTTCCCGGAAGTATCAGGAGGAAAAAAAGAAACTTGGTTTTGCTGACTTTTCCGACTTAGAGCACTGGGCTCTTGATATTTTAAAAAGTGGAGTTTACCGGGAGCTCCGGGAAAAGTACGTGGAAGTACTGGTAGATGAGTACCAGGATATAAATGGCCTTCAGGAAGAGATTTTAACTTATGTAGCGAGAGATGGGCAAAATCTTTTCCTGGTGGGCGATGTAAAGCAAAGCATTTACCGTTTTCGCTGGGCCCGGCCGGAAATTTTTCTAAAGAAATATGAAGATTTTACTGACGAAAAGAAAGTAGAGTTAAGCCTGAATTTCAGAAGCCGCGAGGAAATTATCGCTACCGTAAACTTTATCTTTAAGCAAATCATGAAAAAAAGGGTAGCGGAGCTTTCTTATGATGAAAAAGCTTTTCTTAAAAAGGGGGCAGATTATCTTCCCAATGCTAACTGTTTTGCGGAACTGCACTTAATTGAAGGAAAACCCGAAGAGGAAAATAACTCAAACGGTGAACCCGAGGAAGATTTAACTGCGGTCCACCGGGAAGCCCGGCTGGTAGCGGCAAAAATTTTAAAGCTCAAAGAAGAAGGTTTTCAAGTTTTTGACCGGGAAACTAAGGAATTTCGGCCTTTGCAGTACCGGGATGTTGTCATTCTTTCCCGTTCCCTAAAAAGCTCCACCGATATCTGGCAGGAGGAATTGACCGGGGCGGGGATACCTGTTTACGTTGAAGGAGCCGGCAGCTTTTTAAATTCCAAGGAAATTTTGCTGATGACCAGCTTTTTAAAGGTAATTGATAACCCCTGCCAGGATATTCCTTTAGCCGCGGTGTTATGCTCGCCGGTTGCCGGTTTAACCTACGATGAACTCTGGCAGGTTCGGAAGGAATACCCCGAAGGCCTTCTCTATGATGCTCTTAAAAATAAAGCTCTGGGAGGGGATGAGCTTTCGGTAAAAAGCCAAAAGTTTTTAGAGCTTTTGGCTGAATTTCAGAAACTGTCCCGGCAAATTAGTTTGGCAGAACTTGTGAATGAAATATACCGTAAAACTAATTTACCGGAGATTTTTGGAGCTTACCCCGGCGGAGAAGTGCGGCAGGCAAATTTAAAATTGTTACATGACCTGGCCGGGGATTTTGCTGAAATTAACGGTGGGGGCATTTACAACTTTCTTACCTTTTTATGCCAGGCGGCAGAATCGGAGGATTTTTCCCCGGCCAAATTAATTGGCGAGGCGGATGATGTGGTCCGGGTAATGTCCGTTCATAAAAGCAAAGGGCTGGAGTTTCCGGTGGTGTTTGTGGTTGGCCTTGGGAAACGGTTTAAATTTGATTACAGCAACACTGTTTTTCTCCACAGCGACCTTGGTTTTGGGCCTAAATTTTTTGACCCGGAGAAAAGAATCCGGCGCCATTCCATAGCTTCCCAGATTTTAAGTGAGCGGTTGCGGCGGGAAACTTTAGCGGAAGAAATGCGGATTTTGTATGTTGCCCTGACCCGGGCCAGAGAAAAGCTTATCATGGTGGGTACGGTGAAAAACCTGGAAAAGAAGGTAGCCGGCTGGCAAAGTCAAACCGATGCATCCAAAGAAACTCTGTCCGATGGTCAGATTGCCAGAGCAGGGAACTTTCTGGACTGGATTGGGCCGGTAGTTTTTAGGGAGGGTAGCGATTTACCCGATTGCCTTAAAGTGGAAGTTCACCCGCAGCAGGAAAAAATTGAGGGAGAGCAATGGGAACTTCCAGAAGGGTTTAAGGTTAAGCTCCTGACAAATACACCTTTTACCGAAGAAACCGAGTATACCGGGCAATTTAGGGCGGGTTTGGAGTTTAACTATCCCGGGTTAAAAATTGCTGAGCTTCCCGCTAAGATGAGCGTTTCCGATTTAAAAGAAGTTTTTAGCACTGATGACGTTATTTCTCTGGAAGATGAGGATGAAATCTTTTTACCTGAAGTTTTCTTTGAAGACGGAGTAACGACAGGAATTGTTTACCACGAGTTTTTGCGGCGGATTGATTTTCAAGGGGATCTATCCGCTTCCGGACTTAAAGCCCAGGGGGAGGCGCTGGTAGCGGAGGGGGTTTTACCCCCTGAAACTATGAAAATGCTTGATTTTACGAAAATTGCCCGGATTTTTGCTACGCCCTTGGGCCAGCGAATCCTTAGAGCCCGGGAAATTTACCGGGAATTTCCCTTTACTCTTGGAGTCAAGGTCGGTGAAATTTATCCGGAGGCTACCGGTTTTTCGGAAAAGGTCCTGGTGCGAGGGGTAATTGACCTTTTAGCTCTTGAAGAAGATGGGGTTTTTATCGTTGACTGGAAAACCGACCGGGTCACCGGGGATATTTTAAATGAACGGCTAAAAGAGTACGCCGGTCAGCTTAACCTTTACGCCCGGGCGGTGGAAGAAATTACCGGAAAAAAGGTAAAGGAAAAGTATTTATATTTTATTAATTTCGAGAAGGAAGTTCGGGTGTGA
- the mntA gene encoding type VII toxin-antitoxin system MntA family adenylyltransferase antitoxin has protein sequence MPELIKLNIQDLLDKILPVLKSYPQIEAAYLFGSALDRVRPDSDIDIALLLSPDIDVEDLESWTLAEEIGLHLTRLVWRSFDISLLNTKDYLFAMNVLTSGKLIYVKNNDLLGDFIEKVSLRHRMWYNYYKRALLEVVENDRK, from the coding sequence TTGCCGGAACTTATAAAATTAAATATTCAAGATTTGCTTGATAAAATCCTGCCGGTTTTAAAATCCTACCCCCAAATTGAAGCAGCTTATCTATTTGGCTCAGCCCTTGACCGGGTCCGGCCGGATAGTGATATTGACATTGCTTTACTTTTATCTCCCGACATAGATGTAGAAGATCTGGAAAGCTGGACTTTAGCCGAAGAAATTGGTCTTCATTTAACTCGTTTAGTTTGGCGAAGCTTTGATATATCCCTTTTAAATACTAAAGATTATCTATTTGCCATGAATGTTTTAACAAGTGGTAAGCTTATATATGTTAAAAACAATGATCTTTTGGGGGATTTTATCGAAAAGGTAAGTTTGCGTCACCGCATGTGGTACAATTATTACAAACGGGCTCTTCTGGAGGTTGTCGAAAATGACCGCAAATAA
- a CDS encoding ABC transporter permease, with protein MVIGKIPGRIIRKNKAQYVGTIFLIFIAVVTYMALQLAMENITENYHDFKEKYYQESAHFSTLRPVDVSYFEKKYNLSIEERFQKDVEWQGKTLRIFSKSQRVNLPYLSRQEAGQVIYIDPLFLKANNLKIGDTITLKGKSYKIAGSLALPDYIYIIKNDSDLLNDPNEFGIAVLPTEEVKTLGLLPYHYYMVRGKITDEFVSELGASMSLLSLQKITENPRVYYVDAKLKGAKIMATQFPTLLLVVASVLLFTVLRRQIGTMQQEIGALFALGYTSGEVLRALFGFPFYLWLFGSVLGCAAGIGLAIPLAQFYAAYFNIPIISFKFLPQIIITGLLLPAAFIFPVTYLALRGMLKRPVLELIKGLEKGRFKKPLLKIGEKTNFLARMALKQGAINAARGIILIAGIAFATFLLTYGLAAKDSLEQLVKQSFKEVFNFQYQYLLAAPLEKLPVGAEDFTLIPGKISGTKVNAQIYGIKHGSQMVNLKDKGGVIKLGGGAIAISKPLAEKSGYEPGQQIVLETAAGGKKLKLDITAVAEITTGNYIFISQEDLNRLLGYPENYYNGLWSRQKLDISEDKLLASFDKQYLLKALENLAKPLQASVSIMGVVAVLFALAVIFVLTSLIIQENRRVISLLKILGWSNNEVNFMILGSNDLLFLLGFVLGIPLFYRLFAYLMASATKDIDFSFNMVVEPKTWGLVFGVLLLTWLFAKFLNQRKIAAIPPGEILKEQVD; from the coding sequence ATGGTAATCGGGAAAATTCCTGGGAGGATAATTCGCAAAAATAAAGCCCAGTACGTGGGGACGATTTTTTTGATTTTTATTGCTGTGGTGACTTACATGGCTTTGCAGCTGGCCATGGAGAACATCACCGAAAACTACCATGATTTTAAAGAAAAATACTATCAGGAATCAGCTCATTTTTCTACCTTAAGGCCGGTGGATGTAAGTTATTTTGAGAAAAAGTATAATCTTTCAATCGAAGAACGCTTCCAAAAAGATGTGGAGTGGCAGGGGAAGACTTTAAGGATTTTTAGTAAAAGCCAGAGGGTTAACCTGCCGTATCTTTCCCGCCAAGAAGCAGGTCAGGTCATTTATATTGACCCGTTGTTTTTAAAAGCTAATAATTTAAAGATAGGCGATACTATTACTCTTAAGGGCAAAAGCTATAAAATTGCCGGGAGCTTGGCTCTGCCCGATTATATTTACATTATTAAAAACGATTCCGACCTTTTAAACGACCCCAACGAGTTTGGCATTGCGGTGCTGCCGACGGAGGAAGTAAAAACATTAGGGCTGTTGCCGTACCACTACTACATGGTGCGGGGAAAGATTACCGATGAGTTTGTCTCGGAACTTGGCGCCAGTATGTCTCTTCTCTCCCTGCAGAAGATCACCGAAAATCCCCGGGTTTATTATGTAGATGCCAAACTAAAAGGGGCCAAAATTATGGCTACCCAGTTTCCAACCCTTCTTTTAGTTGTTGCTTCGGTTCTTCTCTTTACGGTTTTACGCCGGCAAATCGGCACCATGCAGCAGGAAATCGGCGCCCTATTCGCACTGGGTTATACTTCCGGGGAAGTTTTACGGGCGCTTTTTGGCTTTCCCTTTTACCTCTGGTTGTTTGGGTCTGTTCTGGGGTGTGCTGCCGGGATAGGCCTGGCCATCCCTTTAGCCCAATTTTATGCCGCGTATTTTAATATTCCCATAATAAGCTTTAAATTTCTGCCTCAAATAATAATTACCGGACTCCTGCTGCCGGCGGCATTTATTTTTCCGGTGACTTACCTTGCCCTCAGGGGGATGTTGAAGCGACCGGTTTTAGAGCTGATCAAAGGCTTGGAAAAGGGCCGCTTTAAAAAGCCCCTCCTGAAAATTGGCGAAAAGACCAATTTCCTTGCCCGGATGGCTCTAAAACAGGGAGCAATCAATGCGGCGCGGGGGATAATTTTAATCGCAGGAATTGCTTTTGCCACCTTTTTACTAACTTACGGCCTGGCGGCTAAAGATTCCCTTGAACAGTTGGTAAAACAAAGTTTTAAAGAGGTATTTAACTTCCAGTACCAGTATCTTTTAGCTGCTCCTTTAGAAAAGCTGCCGGTGGGAGCAGAAGATTTTACCTTGATTCCTGGGAAAATTTCCGGTACCAAAGTAAACGCCCAGATTTACGGGATAAAACACGGCTCACAAATGGTGAATCTTAAAGATAAAGGTGGGGTAATAAAGCTTGGCGGTGGGGCTATCGCTATTTCCAAGCCTTTAGCCGAGAAAAGTGGTTATGAGCCGGGACAGCAAATTGTATTGGAAACGGCGGCGGGCGGGAAAAAACTAAAATTAGACATCACTGCTGTGGCGGAAATTACTACCGGCAACTATATTTTTATAAGCCAGGAAGATTTAAACCGCCTCCTGGGTTATCCAGAAAACTACTATAACGGCCTTTGGAGCCGGCAAAAGTTAGATATATCCGAAGATAAACTTTTAGCATCTTTTGACAAGCAGTATCTTTTAAAGGCTTTAGAAAATCTTGCTAAGCCCCTGCAGGCTTCGGTAAGTATCATGGGCGTAGTTGCCGTCTTATTTGCTTTGGCTGTAATCTTTGTTCTAACATCTTTGATTATCCAGGAAAATCGCCGGGTAATAAGCCTTTTAAAAATTTTAGGCTGGAGTAACAACGAGGTCAATTTCATGATCCTGGGCAGTAACGATCTACTATTCTTGCTGGGCTTTGTCCTGGGAATACCATTGTTTTACAGGTTATTTGCTTATCTCATGGCCAGTGCCACCAAAGACATCGATTTTTCCTTTAACATGGTAGTCGAACCTAAAACCTGGGGGCTGGTGTTTGGCGTGCTATTGCTCACCTGGCTTTTTGCCAAGTTTTTAAACCAGCGGAAGATTGCTGCTATTCCTCCGGGGGAAATATTAAAAGAACAGGTGGATTAA
- a CDS encoding Uma2 family endonuclease — protein MLEREPKNINTYRDYLLLPEGERVELIEGELVAMTPSPSARHQQVLGNLFYEFKKQNLKGCLIFLAPFDVRLTEDRENPEEIKNVVQPDLSIICDPKKIDEKGCIGAPDLIVEIISPGSAARDLITKLRLYEKFKVKEYWIVHPLDEIVMVYCLNQEGYYGRPEIYSREDKIKPGIFRDDVEIDLQKVFAQE, from the coding sequence ATGTTAGAACGGGAGCCGAAAAATATTAATACTTACCGGGATTATCTTTTGTTACCGGAAGGGGAAAGGGTGGAACTTATCGAAGGGGAATTGGTGGCCATGACCCCTTCGCCCTCGGCTCGACACCAGCAGGTTTTAGGTAATTTATTTTATGAATTTAAGAAACAAAATCTAAAAGGTTGCTTGATATTTTTAGCTCCTTTTGATGTGCGCCTGACGGAGGACAGAGAAAATCCGGAGGAAATAAAAAATGTGGTACAGCCCGATCTAAGTATTATTTGCGATCCAAAGAAAATTGATGAGAAAGGCTGTATAGGTGCGCCGGATTTAATAGTAGAAATTATTTCACCGGGAAGCGCTGCCCGGGATTTGATAACCAAATTAAGATTATATGAAAAATTTAAGGTAAAAGAATACTGGATTGTTCATCCCCTGGATGAGATAGTGATGGTCTATTGTTTAAATCAAGAAGGTTATTACGGCCGACCGGAGATTTATTCCCGGGAAGATAAGATAAAGCCTGGAATTTTTAGGGATGATGTAGAAATTGATTTACAAAAAGTTTTTGCCCAGGAGTAG
- a CDS encoding CPBP family intramembrane glutamic endopeptidase: MEEDGQQKSKPFPLWVVYVSQATFGVWGLALLLWGHFHYGIPWSVLLKVGKLWQVFGLGTIVAILFLMFAMAMATFLPERLWADRDNIYFSQLSYVNIFFLMALVAVSEEIFFRAALQTLMIHWLSSVPLGIGIAAAVFAVFHFRYLKKPVLLAGTFAIGLALGLCFWFTGSIWTAVWSHFLHDFSMSLLGKKGMFLPKKKI; the protein is encoded by the coding sequence ATGGAAGAAGATGGGCAACAAAAGAGTAAGCCCTTTCCTCTTTGGGTAGTTTACGTGAGCCAAGCGACCTTTGGAGTGTGGGGACTTGCCCTGCTGTTATGGGGTCATTTCCATTATGGAATTCCGTGGAGCGTTCTTTTGAAGGTGGGAAAGCTATGGCAGGTTTTTGGTTTAGGAACGATTGTGGCGATCCTTTTCCTGATGTTTGCCATGGCCATGGCCACCTTTCTCCCCGAGAGGTTATGGGCTGACAGAGATAATATCTATTTTAGTCAATTAAGCTATGTCAACATCTTTTTCCTTATGGCCTTGGTCGCTGTCAGCGAAGAAATCTTTTTCCGGGCTGCCCTCCAAACTCTCATGATTCATTGGTTGTCATCGGTCCCGCTGGGGATTGGTATAGCCGCGGCGGTCTTTGCTGTCTTTCATTTTCGTTACCTCAAGAAACCTGTGCTTTTGGCGGGGACGTTTGCGATTGGGCTTGCGCTGGGCTTGTGTTTTTGGTTTACCGGCAGTATCTGGACCGCGGTGTGGAGCCATTTTCTGCACGACTTTAGTATGAGCTTGTTGGGTAAAAAAGGAATGTTTTTGCCTAAAAAAAAAATTTAA
- a CDS encoding DUF1287 domain-containing protein produces MSKKLLLIILVFLALSVSIFYRDGFILKYSYYTLKEAFRPKVKVEKVVIRHDQDGDGLYDLDDIVQGARLEVARKPRYKSAYYQGGYPPDNEGVCTDVIWRAFKNAGYDLKEMVDQDIKEHPEAYPRVGGKPDPNIDFRRVPNLDVFFRRHARSLTLKLIPGDPENLKEWQGGDIVVFKNPQHIAIISDRRRPDGVPYLIHNAGPYPREADELLWWLPGIVGHYRFPLEN; encoded by the coding sequence ATGTCCAAAAAACTTTTGCTTATTATCTTAGTTTTCCTGGCTTTAAGTGTTTCAATTTTCTACCGGGACGGTTTTATCCTAAAGTATTCTTACTATACGTTAAAGGAAGCTTTTCGCCCGAAGGTCAAAGTCGAAAAAGTAGTTATCCGTCACGACCAGGATGGCGACGGCCTATATGATTTGGATGACATCGTCCAGGGAGCACGACTGGAAGTCGCTCGGAAACCCCGCTATAAAAGTGCCTATTACCAGGGGGGCTATCCGCCGGATAATGAAGGAGTATGCACCGATGTCATCTGGCGGGCTTTTAAAAACGCCGGGTATGATTTAAAAGAGATGGTCGATCAAGACATAAAAGAACATCCCGAAGCTTACCCCCGGGTAGGAGGCAAACCCGATCCCAACATCGACTTTCGCCGGGTACCAAATTTAGACGTTTTCTTCCGCCGCCACGCCCGGAGCCTTACCTTAAAGCTTATTCCTGGCGACCCGGAAAATTTAAAAGAGTGGCAGGGTGGGGATATCGTGGTTTTTAAGAATCCCCAGCATATAGCTATCATTTCCGATAGACGGCGTCCGGACGGCGTACCTTATCTCATCCATAATGCCGGACCTTACCCCCGGGAAGCGGATGAACTTTTATGGTGGCTGCCGGGAATTGTCGGGCATTACCGGTTTCCTTTAGAAAATTAG